In Brachypodium distachyon strain Bd21 chromosome 5, Brachypodium_distachyon_v3.0, whole genome shotgun sequence, the genomic window ATGTCCGCGTGACGGGAGGCGAGGTCGGCGCGGCGTCGTCGCTTGCCCCCAAGATCGGCCCTCTCGGTCTCTCCCCTAAGAAGATCGGTGAGGACATCGCCAAGGAGACGGCCAAGGACTGGAAGGGCCTCCGCGTCACCGTCAAGCTCACCGTCCAGAACCGTCAAGCCAAGGTCTCCGTCGTCCCTTCCGCCGCGGCCCTTGTCATCAAAGCCCTCAAGGAGCCCGAGAGGGACAGGAAGAAGGTGAAGAACATCAAGCACAGTGGCAACATCAGCCTAGACGACGTCATCGAGATCGCCAAGATCATGAAGCCCAGGTCCATGGCGAAGGAGATGACCGGGACTGTCAAGGAGATCCTCGGTACCTGCGTCAGCGTTGGGTGCACCGTCGACTCAAAGGACCCCAAGGATCTTCAGACGGAGATCGACGATGGCGAGGTCGAGATTCCCTCCGCTTGAAGGTATGAGTGAGACCTTTGTTTTGTTACGGTCGTAGCAATCGAGTTTTAGATTATTACAATTTTGATGAGTCCGGTCTGATTTGCGATGTGACTGCTTAACTTGTGATCTGACGTGGGTGGAATGGGAATGCAATGGAAGTAATTTACCTTCACAATATAAATTAAGTTCCTAACTCTCATTTTGTTGTGTCATTGCTACGTCTGTTTGCTTGTTTCATACTATGTATTTATGGCAGTTTGCTTATGTGCTCTATCAAATAAGCTCGTTGAAACATGGTTATCTGTTGCAATGTTATCTAGCAGAGCTGTTCAGAGTTGCAATCTCAAGGGTAGTTCATAATTCACAGTAAATGGAATGATTTGAAGTAAGATTTTGTTAACTAGGTCTGAAATGTTACACCCGCACTGTTTCATTAGAATAAAATCGGAGTTACAATCTCAAAACTAGTTCATTATTCTCATTCAatcaaatgattcaagtgTAAAATTTTGTTGACAAGGTCCGATATGGTGCACCGTGTCCCTGTTCTTTGATTAATCTACTCAGAGTTGTAATTTAGTTCTCCTTCAATCGAATGATTCAAAAAAGTTTGATTTCTTTACCAGGTTTCATATTTTACATTCTGTCTTGTCGTCTCATAGAATCTAGATGCAATTTTCCTATGTGTTCTGATTTGGAAGTATATACCATATGTTGTGATATTAATTGAATCTTACGTCTAATGGTACCATCCCAATAGTAGTTAAATAATGTTGAATTGGGTGGTGGATCTTGGCATTTGTGATTTAGACGGTTGATTGTAAAATTGTGTCAGCTGGAAGTGTTTGATGTGCTTGTTCCTAtctgctcctcctcttttTCTTAGTTTCTTTGTTTTGGTCAATATTCTGTTATATACTCCACTTTGTTCTATGTTAAGCATAAATCAAGGTTGTATGAGAAAACTGAGTAGAACCTGGTTGCTTCTATATTCATATGTTTTAGTGTCTGTCTGAATTTGATCCATGAGTATGATTGCTTTGTGTGGTCTCATCCTTGTTCAATTTCTTGGTTATGATTAAATGCTGCCAGAAACATTACGTATCTCACTGgtttgatgatttttttttactatgcaGGCTTGAGATTATCATCTGATGACATGGAAGTCATGTCCTTTTCCAAATGCTGCTTCTGTATCTCACCAAGGACGTGACCCTTCCTATTTTTGTCATGCTTTTGTAGTAATCTTGTGGGACCTGTTACCGCACTTGGACAAATCAATCTATATACCATTGGATGTGGTGAAAAGTTCTTGCATGTGTTGGTTCATTTAACTGGGTGATGCCTCGTAGTGACATAGTAGTACCCTATGCAATCGAGGTTGTTTACCTGGATGAAATGCGACTCTTTAGGCCGAGGATCC contains:
- the LOC100839364 gene encoding 60S ribosomal protein L12-3, with translation MPPKLDPSQVVEVYVRVTGGEVGAASSLAPKIGPLGLSPKKIGEDIAKETAKDWKGLRVTVKLTVQNRQAKVSVVPSAAALVIKALKEPERDRKKVKNIKHSGNISLDDVIEIAKIMKPRSMAKEMTGTVKEILGTCVSVGCTVDSKDPKDLQTEIDDGEVEIPSA